A part of Chiloscyllium punctatum isolate Juve2018m chromosome 27, sChiPun1.3, whole genome shotgun sequence genomic DNA contains:
- the LOC140453600 gene encoding elongation factor 1-alpha 1-like isoform X1: MRHSREVKMGKEKTHINIVVIGHVDSGKSTTTGHLIYKCGGIDKRTIEKFEKEAAEMGKGSFKYAWVLDKLKAERERGITIDIALWKFETSKYYITIIDAPGHRDFIKNMITGTSQADCAVLIVAAGVGEFEAGISKNGQTREHALLAYTLGVKQLIIGINKMDSTEPPYSEARYKEIVKEVSTYIKKIGYNPDGVPFVPISGWHGDNMLEGSSKMTWFKGWKIEKNKECKAGCTLLEALDCIQPPERPLSKPLRLPLQDVYKIGGIGTVPVGRVETGILKPGMVVHFAPASIITEVKSVEMHHEALSEAGPGDNVGFNVKNVAVKDIRRGNVAGDSKNDPPQEAASFVAQVIILNHPGQISAGYSPVLDCHTAHVACKFSELKEKIDRRSGKKLEDSPKFVKSGDAAIVDMIPSKPMCVESFSAYAPLGRFAVRDMRQTVAVGVIKSVVKKETAVKATKAATKCLKK, encoded by the exons ATGAGG CATTCACGCGAAGTGAAGATGGGCAAGGAAAAGACACATATAAATATTGTTGTCATTGGACATGTGGATTCTGGGAAATCAACAACCACCGGCCATCTCATCTACAAATGTGGTGGAATTGATAAAAGAACCATTGAGAAATTTGAAAAGGAAGCTGCTGAG ATGGGCAAAGGGTCATTCAAATATGCCTGGGTTTTGGATAAGCTGAAGGCTGAACGTGAACGTGGTATTACCATTGACATTGCTCTCTGGAAGTTTGAAACATCCAAGTACTACATTACCATCATTGATGCCCCAGGACACAGGGACTTCATCAAGAATATGATTACTGGAACATCACAG GCTGACTGTGCTGTGTTGATTGTTGCTGCTGGTGTGGGTGAGTTTGAAGCTGGTATATCAAAGAATGGACAAACAAGAGAGCATGCTCTGCTTGCCTATACACTTGGTGTCAAGCAACTCATTATTGGTATCAACAAGATGGACTCCACTGAACCACCATACAGCGAGGCAAGATATAAGGAAATTGTAAAAGAAGTTAGCACATATATCAAGAAGATTGGCTACAATCCAGACGGTGTTCCTTTTGTTCCCATCTCTGGTTGGCATGGTGACAACATGTTGGAAGGCAGTTCAAAA atgacttGGTTCAAGGGTTGGAAAATAGAGAAGAATAAGGAATGTAAAGCAGGCTGTACCCTTTTGGAGGCCCTTGACTGCATTCAACCTCCAGAACGCCCCTTATCTAAACCTCTACGTCTCCCCTTGCAGGACGTCTACAAGATTGGAG GTATTGGCACAGTACCAGTTGGTCGCGTTGAGACAGGTATTCTGAAACCTGGTATGGTGGTGCACTTTGCTCCTGCAAGCATTATCACTGAAGTGAAGTCTGTGGAAATGCATCATGAAGCTCTTTCAGAAGCTGGTCCTGGTGACAATGTTGGTTTCAACGTTAAGAACGTTGCTGTGAAGGATATTCGCCGTGGTAATGTTGCTGGTGACAGCAAAAATGATCCTCCACAGGAAGCAGCTTCCTTTGTTGCACAG GTTATTATCCTGAACCACCCTGGCCAAATTTCTGCTGGTTATAGCCCAGTTCTTGATTGTCACACTGCCCATGTCGCCTGCAAGTTTAGTGAGCTGAAAGAGAAAATCGATCGTCGTTCTGGCAAGAAGTTGGAAGATAGCCCCAAATTTGTGAAATCTGGAGATGCAGCTATTGTGGATATGATTCCATCCAAGCCCATGTGTGTGGAAAGCTTTAGTGCATATGCACCTCTTG GTCGTTTTGCTGTCCGTGACATGAGACAGACTGTGGCAGTAGGTGTGATCAAGTCAGTTGTTAAGAAAGAAACAGCTGTGAAAGCTACCAAGGCTGCAACTAAATGTTTAAAGAAGTGA
- the LOC140453600 gene encoding elongation factor 1-alpha 1-like isoform X2, with protein MGKEKTHINIVVIGHVDSGKSTTTGHLIYKCGGIDKRTIEKFEKEAAEMGKGSFKYAWVLDKLKAERERGITIDIALWKFETSKYYITIIDAPGHRDFIKNMITGTSQADCAVLIVAAGVGEFEAGISKNGQTREHALLAYTLGVKQLIIGINKMDSTEPPYSEARYKEIVKEVSTYIKKIGYNPDGVPFVPISGWHGDNMLEGSSKMTWFKGWKIEKNKECKAGCTLLEALDCIQPPERPLSKPLRLPLQDVYKIGGIGTVPVGRVETGILKPGMVVHFAPASIITEVKSVEMHHEALSEAGPGDNVGFNVKNVAVKDIRRGNVAGDSKNDPPQEAASFVAQVIILNHPGQISAGYSPVLDCHTAHVACKFSELKEKIDRRSGKKLEDSPKFVKSGDAAIVDMIPSKPMCVESFSAYAPLGRFAVRDMRQTVAVGVIKSVVKKETAVKATKAATKCLKK; from the exons ATGGGCAAGGAAAAGACACATATAAATATTGTTGTCATTGGACATGTGGATTCTGGGAAATCAACAACCACCGGCCATCTCATCTACAAATGTGGTGGAATTGATAAAAGAACCATTGAGAAATTTGAAAAGGAAGCTGCTGAG ATGGGCAAAGGGTCATTCAAATATGCCTGGGTTTTGGATAAGCTGAAGGCTGAACGTGAACGTGGTATTACCATTGACATTGCTCTCTGGAAGTTTGAAACATCCAAGTACTACATTACCATCATTGATGCCCCAGGACACAGGGACTTCATCAAGAATATGATTACTGGAACATCACAG GCTGACTGTGCTGTGTTGATTGTTGCTGCTGGTGTGGGTGAGTTTGAAGCTGGTATATCAAAGAATGGACAAACAAGAGAGCATGCTCTGCTTGCCTATACACTTGGTGTCAAGCAACTCATTATTGGTATCAACAAGATGGACTCCACTGAACCACCATACAGCGAGGCAAGATATAAGGAAATTGTAAAAGAAGTTAGCACATATATCAAGAAGATTGGCTACAATCCAGACGGTGTTCCTTTTGTTCCCATCTCTGGTTGGCATGGTGACAACATGTTGGAAGGCAGTTCAAAA atgacttGGTTCAAGGGTTGGAAAATAGAGAAGAATAAGGAATGTAAAGCAGGCTGTACCCTTTTGGAGGCCCTTGACTGCATTCAACCTCCAGAACGCCCCTTATCTAAACCTCTACGTCTCCCCTTGCAGGACGTCTACAAGATTGGAG GTATTGGCACAGTACCAGTTGGTCGCGTTGAGACAGGTATTCTGAAACCTGGTATGGTGGTGCACTTTGCTCCTGCAAGCATTATCACTGAAGTGAAGTCTGTGGAAATGCATCATGAAGCTCTTTCAGAAGCTGGTCCTGGTGACAATGTTGGTTTCAACGTTAAGAACGTTGCTGTGAAGGATATTCGCCGTGGTAATGTTGCTGGTGACAGCAAAAATGATCCTCCACAGGAAGCAGCTTCCTTTGTTGCACAG GTTATTATCCTGAACCACCCTGGCCAAATTTCTGCTGGTTATAGCCCAGTTCTTGATTGTCACACTGCCCATGTCGCCTGCAAGTTTAGTGAGCTGAAAGAGAAAATCGATCGTCGTTCTGGCAAGAAGTTGGAAGATAGCCCCAAATTTGTGAAATCTGGAGATGCAGCTATTGTGGATATGATTCCATCCAAGCCCATGTGTGTGGAAAGCTTTAGTGCATATGCACCTCTTG GTCGTTTTGCTGTCCGTGACATGAGACAGACTGTGGCAGTAGGTGTGATCAAGTCAGTTGTTAAGAAAGAAACAGCTGTGAAAGCTACCAAGGCTGCAACTAAATGTTTAAAGAAGTGA